DNA from Stenotrophomonas indicatrix:
GGCTGTGGCCACGCATCGTTGATCGTGGGCCGTCCCCCGCCGCCTGATTGCCTGTGTGCGCTTACTGCGGGATGATCGCCCCGACGCGCCGAGGGGGCGGTGCCTTGCGAACGGGGAAGTGAGCATGGCCGACGTAGTGCTGCGGGACCTGGACCCGCTGCTGCTGGAACGCATCAAACGGGTCTCGGTGGCCCGTGGCTGGACCCACGAACAGACCTGCGCGGTCCTGCTGGAGCAGGGCCTGTTCAGCAGTGAACTGGAGGTCCGCTCCGGCTTCGGCGATCCCGAAGTCGACGCGCTTTCCGACGCGATCGCCGCACTGCAGGCGCTGCCGGCCGGCCAGGGCTTCGATTGATCTGATGTCGGGTCGCCGGGCATGGCCCGGCGCTACCGCGCGTCGCCGACGGGTAGCGCCGGGCCATGCCCGGCGGATGGCGCCACCTCACGCCGGATGGATCGCCCCGAGAATCCGCGGCCCCGTCGCCCCGGTCACGCTCGGCAGGTTGCCCGGCAGCCCGTCCATCGTCCGCTGCGCGAGCCAGGCAAACCCCATCGCCTCCACATACTCCGGGTCCAGCCCGTGCAGCGCCGTTGACTCCACCACCACGCCCGGCAACCGCGCCGCCAGCCGCCGCATCAACTGCGTATTGCGCACGCCACCGCCGCACACCAGCACCCGCCGGGTGTGCGGCTGCTGGGCCAGCAGCGCATCAACCACCGTCGCCGCGGTCAGCTCCAGCAGTGTCGCCTGCACATCGGCTGCGGCGAACTGGCCTTCCTCCATGTGTGCTTCGGCCCACGGCAGGTGGAACTGCTCGCGCCCGGTGCTCTTGGGCGGCGGCAGCGCGAACCACGGGTCCGCGCGCCAGCCGGCCAGCAGGCTGTCATCCACCGCACCGCTGGCTGCGTAGGCGCCGTCAGCATCGAAGCTGCGCCCGGTATGGCGTTGGCACCAGGCATCCATCAGCGCGTTGGCCGGGCCGGTATCGAAGCCACGCACGACGCCTTCGCGTGGGATCAGGGTCAGGTTGGCGATCCCGCCCAGGTTCAGCACCGCACGGTCCTCATCGGCCGCACCCAGCATGTCCAGGTGGAAAGCCGGCATCAGCGGCGCGCCATGGCCGCCGGCGGCAACGTCACGGCGGCGGAAATCGCACACGGTGGTGATGCCGGTCAGCTCGGCGATGCGGTTGCCGTCGCCCAGCTGCACGGTGAAGGCCGGGTGGGCCAACGGTCGATGGCGCACCGTCTGCCCGTGCGAGCCGATGGCTCGTACCTGCGAACGGTCGACACCGGCTTCTTCCAGCAGCTGGTTGGCGGCGGCGGCGAAGCTGATCGCAATCCGCGCGTCCAGTTCGCCCAGTTCCTCCAGCGACTGCAGCGGGCCGCCTTCGCCGAGGGCTACCAGCCGCGCCCGCAGCACCGGCTCCCAGCGGGCGGTCAGCCCGTGCACGAAGCGGCACCCCCCATCGGCCGGGAACTGCACCAGCGCGGCATCGATGCCGTCAGCGCTGGTGCCCGACATCAGGCCCAGGTAGAGGGGAAGGGACGGATCGGCAGTGGTGTTCATGGCGGGCATAAAAAAAGGACACGGCAAGCTTGTGCTGCCGTGTCCTCCTTCGTCAACGCAGGGCTCAGCCGCGCTTGCGGCCTGCCGGCGCCTTGTCCTTGGCGCTGGCCACCTCGGTGCTCGCGCTTTCGGCGGCCGGCGCGGGGCTGGCGTCGGCGTAGATCAGCTTCTCCATGCCCTGGATGCGGGCCATCGCCGGCGCGGTCTGCGCCCGGAAGGCCACCAGCTCGGCGCCCTTCAGCGGCTCCGGCGGCGGCATGGTCACCGTCAGCGGGTTGCGGTGCTCGCCATTGACGCGGAATTCGTAGTGCAGGTGCGGGCCGGTCGCCAGGCCGGTCGAGCCGACGTAGCCGATCACCGTGCCCTGGGCCACGCGCTGGCCATTCTTGATCCCGGCAAAGCGCGACATATGGCCGTACAGGGTGGTGTGGCCACGGCCGTGGTCGAGGATCACCACGTTGCCATAACCGCGCTGCACGCCGACGAACTGCACCCGCGCATCGCCGGCGGCCATGATCGGGGTACCGGTGCGCGCGGCGTAGTCCACGCCCTTGTGCATGCGCATCTTGCCCAGCACCGGGTGCTTGCGCGCGCCGAAGGTCGAACTCAGCCGTGCGAACGGGATCGGCATGCGGATGAAGCTCTTCTTCAGCGAACGGCCGCTGATGTCGTAGTACTCGGACTTGCCGTTGCGGTCGAAGCGGAAGCCGGAATAGGTCTTGCCGCCGGTGGTGAAGGTCGCCGCCAGGATCTTGCTGGTATCGACCTTCTCGCCCTCGCGCCAGGTCTCATCCATCACCACGCTGAAGCGGTCGCCCGGCTGCAGGTCCTTGGAGAAGTCGATGTCGTACTTGAAGATGTCGTCGGTCATCGTCGCGATCGCCGACGGTGACAGTCCGGCGCGGCGCGCGGCCGCATACAGCGAACTGGTGATCTCGCCGCTGGTGACCACCGTGCGCGTGGATGTCTCGCGCTTGGTCACCGTTTCCTTGATGTCATCGCCGCTCAGGCTCAGTTCGACCCGGTTGTCGGCATCGCGGTCGAAGCGGATGCTGCGCAGGTCACCGGACAGCGGCATGTCGAAGGCGATCTCGGCACCCGGGCGCAGCTTGGTCAGCGATTCGCGCGCACCCGGATGGTCCAGCACCCGGTGCAGGGTGGTGGCGGAGATGCCGGCCTTGTCGAACAGGTCGCTCAGGGTCTGCCCGCGCTGCACCCGCAGCACCTGCCAGCTGTCGCCGGGGATCTGCTGCTGGCGGGCCATTGCCAACGGCGGCAACGGCAGTGCCAGGCTGGTGTGGCTGTCGGCGTAGGGCGCATCGATGGTGTGCGAGAAGCCCGGCACGATCGTGGCCACCAGCGCGCCAATGGTCACAAACAGGCTGGCGTGCATCCAATGACGCCGCGTCCAGCGCTCATTGAACGCAGCGGGAAGGTGTTGCCTCAGCTTCCGGTGCAGGGCGTTGTCGTGCAGGACGTGGAGTCGTTCCTGGAAGCGCTGCTTGCGAGCGCGGCCTTGATCGGAATTGAGCATCAGATGTCGGTCTCTGGCTGACCCGGGAACGCGGGCCCAAACGCCGGTAACATAGACACCTAACAAATTCGCGTCAAACCCTTGTGCCTATTGGCTTTTGTGAAGCCGATCGGGTTAACTTCGCTTTAACACCCCACATAAGAAACGGCGTTGCCGGGAGTAGTCACGTGTCCTCGATTGAAGAAGCCCTTGCCCTGATCGGCCGCGGTGCCGACGAGATCCTCAAGCTCGAGGATCTGCGCGCGCGCCTGCAGGAAGGCCGCCCGCTGCGCATCAAGGCCGGCTTCGACCCCACCGCGCCTGACCTGCACCTGGGCCACACGGTGCTGCTGAACAAGATGCGTCAGTTCCAGGACCTCGGCCACCAGGTCATTTTCCTGATCGGCGACTTCACCGGCATGATCGGCGACCCCTCCGGCAAGAGCCTGACGCGCAAGCCGCTCAGCCGTGACGACGTGCTGGCCAACGCCCGTACCTACGAGGAGCAGGTGTTCAAGGTGCTGGACCGCAGCCGCACCGAGGTCCGCT
Protein-coding regions in this window:
- a CDS encoding anhydro-N-acetylmuramic acid kinase; this translates as MNTTADPSLPLYLGLMSGTSADGIDAALVQFPADGGCRFVHGLTARWEPVLRARLVALGEGGPLQSLEELGELDARIAISFAAAANQLLEEAGVDRSQVRAIGSHGQTVRHRPLAHPAFTVQLGDGNRIAELTGITTVCDFRRRDVAAGGHGAPLMPAFHLDMLGAADEDRAVLNLGGIANLTLIPREGVVRGFDTGPANALMDAWCQRHTGRSFDADGAYAASGAVDDSLLAGWRADPWFALPPPKSTGREQFHLPWAEAHMEEGQFAAADVQATLLELTAATVVDALLAQQPHTRRVLVCGGGVRNTQLMRRLAARLPGVVVESTALHGLDPEYVEAMGFAWLAQRTMDGLPGNLPSVTGATGPRILGAIHPA
- a CDS encoding M23 family metallopeptidase, producing the protein MLNSDQGRARKQRFQERLHVLHDNALHRKLRQHLPAAFNERWTRRHWMHASLFVTIGALVATIVPGFSHTIDAPYADSHTSLALPLPPLAMARQQQIPGDSWQVLRVQRGQTLSDLFDKAGISATTLHRVLDHPGARESLTKLRPGAEIAFDMPLSGDLRSIRFDRDADNRVELSLSGDDIKETVTKRETSTRTVVTSGEITSSLYAAARRAGLSPSAIATMTDDIFKYDIDFSKDLQPGDRFSVVMDETWREGEKVDTSKILAATFTTGGKTYSGFRFDRNGKSEYYDISGRSLKKSFIRMPIPFARLSSTFGARKHPVLGKMRMHKGVDYAARTGTPIMAAGDARVQFVGVQRGYGNVVILDHGRGHTTLYGHMSRFAGIKNGQRVAQGTVIGYVGSTGLATGPHLHYEFRVNGEHRNPLTVTMPPPEPLKGAELVAFRAQTAPAMARIQGMEKLIYADASPAPAAESASTEVASAKDKAPAGRKRG